In Streptomyces chartreusis NRRL 3882, the following are encoded in one genomic region:
- the mtrB gene encoding MtrAB system histidine kinase MtrB, with protein MSGDSAASAPGRSGARPGRPVGRKKAGSRWARFLESGLLLQGGVQGSPVIRLFMRWVRRPLLPVMRLWRRNIQLKVVVTTLLMSLGVVLLLGFVVIGQVRNGLLDAKVKASQSQATGGFAVAKQRADEAASGTGDDVATADGRPAQNVTEWMSDLVSSLSSGGQGAFEVVTLPASDADGAGGRGQRASGEVDWSRSVPADLRERIGSSTTAAQSYTRITYNNAIKDSQPGLAIGKQVNDPNGDPYQLYYLFPLTQEEKSLSLVKGTLATAGLFVVVLLGAIAWLVVRQVVTPVRMAAGIAERLSAGRLQERMKVTGEDDIARLGEAFNKMAQNLQLKISQLEDLSRMQRRFVSDVSHELRTPLTTVRMAADVIHEAREDFDPVTARSAELLADQLDRFESLLADLLEISRFDAGAAALEAEPIDLRDVVRRVVSGAEPLAERKGTRIRVLGDQQPVVAEADARRVERVLRNLVVNAVEHGEGRDVVVKLAAAGGAVAVAVRDYGVGLKPGEATRVFSRFWRADPARARTTGGTGLGLSIALEDARLHGGWLQAWGEPGGGSQFRLTLPRTADEPLRGSPIPLEPKDSRRNRGLDDAGLPCGGGDGEKRATVPAQSASGPVPSGPARDPIAPRAASAVPTADPTALPGNGARVVPRPASGTRRQDEAQASPERPVRDGGASGPEGAAGHGAVSGSSGVVGNGVVNGPAGSTHGHGVVSGPASTAGNGRPSGPAGASQDPDDSGPRDADRHDGSAGPGRETEAESADRHGEASRGR; from the coding sequence ATGTCCGGCGACAGTGCCGCTTCGGCGCCCGGACGGTCCGGGGCCCGCCCGGGGCGGCCTGTCGGGCGGAAGAAGGCGGGTTCCCGCTGGGCACGGTTCCTGGAGAGCGGGTTGCTGCTCCAGGGCGGGGTCCAGGGCAGTCCGGTCATCCGGCTGTTCATGCGGTGGGTGCGCCGGCCGCTGCTGCCCGTCATGCGGCTGTGGCGGCGCAACATCCAGCTCAAGGTCGTCGTCACCACGCTGCTGATGTCGCTGGGTGTGGTGCTGCTGCTGGGCTTCGTCGTCATCGGGCAGGTGCGCAACGGCCTGCTGGACGCCAAGGTGAAGGCGTCCCAGAGCCAGGCCACGGGCGGGTTCGCGGTGGCCAAGCAGCGGGCCGACGAGGCGGCGAGCGGCACCGGCGACGACGTCGCCACGGCGGACGGGCGCCCCGCGCAGAACGTCACCGAGTGGATGAGCGACCTCGTCTCCTCGCTGTCCAGCGGCGGCCAGGGCGCCTTCGAGGTGGTGACGCTCCCGGCGTCCGACGCGGACGGCGCGGGCGGCCGCGGGCAGCGTGCCTCCGGCGAGGTGGACTGGAGCAGGAGCGTGCCCGCTGACCTGCGCGAGCGGATCGGCAGCAGTACGACGGCCGCGCAGAGCTACACCCGCATCACGTACAACAACGCGATCAAGGACTCCCAGCCGGGCCTGGCCATCGGCAAGCAGGTCAACGACCCCAACGGGGACCCGTACCAGCTGTACTACCTCTTCCCGCTCACCCAGGAGGAGAAGTCGCTGAGCCTGGTCAAGGGCACCCTGGCGACGGCGGGGCTGTTCGTCGTGGTGCTGCTCGGGGCCATCGCCTGGCTCGTGGTGCGGCAGGTCGTCACGCCCGTGCGGATGGCGGCGGGGATTGCGGAGCGGCTGTCGGCCGGGCGGCTCCAGGAACGTATGAAGGTCACCGGTGAGGACGACATCGCGCGGCTCGGCGAGGCCTTCAACAAGATGGCGCAGAACCTCCAGCTGAAGATCAGCCAGCTGGAGGACCTGTCGCGGATGCAGCGCCGGTTCGTGTCGGACGTGTCGCACGAGCTGCGGACTCCGCTGACGACCGTACGGATGGCCGCGGACGTCATCCACGAGGCGCGGGAGGACTTCGACCCGGTGACCGCGCGGTCGGCGGAGCTGCTCGCCGACCAGCTGGACCGGTTCGAGTCGCTGCTCGCGGACCTGCTGGAGATCAGCCGGTTCGACGCGGGTGCAGCGGCGCTGGAGGCGGAGCCGATAGACCTCAGGGACGTCGTGCGCCGGGTCGTCAGCGGGGCCGAGCCGCTCGCGGAGCGCAAGGGCACGCGGATCCGCGTGCTCGGCGACCAGCAGCCCGTCGTCGCCGAGGCCGACGCCCGGCGCGTGGAGCGCGTGCTGCGCAACCTCGTCGTGAACGCCGTCGAGCACGGTGAGGGCAGGGACGTCGTCGTCAAGCTCGCCGCGGCCGGTGGCGCGGTCGCGGTCGCGGTGCGGGACTACGGCGTCGGGCTCAAGCCGGGCGAGGCGACCCGGGTGTTCAGCCGCTTCTGGCGGGCCGACCCGGCACGCGCGCGTACCACGGGTGGTACGGGTCTGGGGTTGTCCATCGCCCTGGAGGACGCGCGGCTGCACGGTGGCTGGCTTCAGGCGTGGGGCGAGCCGGGCGGCGGTTCGCAGTTCCGGCTGACGCTGCCCAGGACCGCGGACGAGCCGCTGCGGGGCTCGCCGATACCGCTGGAGCCCAAGGACTCGCGGCGCAACCGGGGGCTCGACGACGCCGGGCTGCCGTGTGGCGGCGGGGACGGCGAGAAGCGGGCGACCGTGCCGGCACAGTCGGCGAGCGGGCCGGTGCCGTCGGGGCCGGCGAGGGACCCGATAGCGCCGCGTGCGGCCTCCGCGGTCCCCACGGCCGATCCGACGGCGCTGCCGGGCAACGGCGCGCGCGTGGTGCCCCGGCCCGCCTCGGGCACGCGGCGGCAGGACGAGGCGCAGGCGAGCCCGGAGCGGCCGGTTCGCGACGGCGGGGCGAGCGGCCCGGAGGGCGCGGCCGGCCATGGCGCGGTCAGTGGTTCGTCAGGCGTGGTCGGCAATGGTGTGGTGAATGGTCCGGCTGGTAGTACTCACGGCCACGGTGTGGTGAGTGGTCCGGCGAGTACGGCCGGCAACGGCAGGCCGAGTGGTCCCGCTGGGGCCTCTCAAGACCCGGACGACAGCGGGCCGCGGGACGCGGACAGGCACGACGGATCCGCGGGCCCGGGCCGGGAAACAGAGGCGGAGAGCGCGGACAGGCATGGGGAGGCATCTCGTGGGCGCTGA
- a CDS encoding LpqB family beta-propeller domain-containing protein, whose protein sequence is MGADRGGRGRRTPARVMAYAAGGVLLLAGCASMPDSGDLRGVESTPRQDTQVRVFAVPPGEDAPPSEIVQGFLEALTSDDPHYKTARQYLTGEAAKTWQPERSTTVLTEGPGAKPEVGGGGEDTGEISYTLTGTKVATVDAQQAYAPATGAYGRTVHLTQDEKSRQWRIDALPQGVVMGESDFQRNYMSVNKYYFASNTTVAGADTQPTTVADPVYVRRRVDPMTQVVRSVLSGPTRWLGPVVRSSFPTGTALPKNAGALTPDDRNKLTVPLNDKAAGVGTNRCEEMAAQLLFTLQSLSPAVEEVELRVGGAELCSLAQGAADAAASRSSARHPDYLYFVDAKDRLVRIPAGSSDTKPDPAPGALGEGDTALRSVAVSRDEHTAAGVSLDGKSLYVGSLVSGGSLGEPVLRSHGRTEADRLTTPSWDAHDGLWVADRDSDKPRLLLLEEGKGDPLEVRVPHLDGRVQAVRVAADGVRIALVVEKGGKKTLLIGLIEREGKPGEQPTVSVVELRSATPELEEVTAMSWAGDSRLVVVGREHGGVEQMRYVQVDGSTPDVPAPAALTGVKEVTAAEDERLPLVAYSVDGIVRLPSGAQWQKVTEGTAPVYPG, encoded by the coding sequence GTGGGCGCTGACCGTGGGGGGCGTGGTCGGCGTACGCCCGCGCGCGTGATGGCGTACGCCGCCGGTGGCGTCCTGCTGCTGGCGGGGTGCGCCTCGATGCCGGACAGCGGGGATCTGCGGGGTGTGGAGTCCACGCCGCGCCAGGACACCCAGGTGCGTGTGTTCGCGGTGCCGCCGGGGGAGGACGCACCGCCCTCGGAGATCGTGCAGGGCTTCCTGGAGGCGCTCACCAGCGACGATCCGCACTACAAGACCGCGCGGCAGTACCTGACCGGCGAGGCCGCCAAGACGTGGCAGCCGGAGCGTTCCACCACCGTGCTGACGGAGGGGCCGGGTGCCAAGCCCGAGGTGGGGGGCGGCGGGGAGGACACCGGCGAGATCTCGTACACGCTCACCGGTACCAAGGTGGCCACCGTGGACGCGCAGCAGGCGTACGCGCCGGCCACCGGGGCGTACGGGCGCACCGTGCACCTGACGCAGGACGAGAAGAGCCGGCAGTGGCGGATCGACGCGCTGCCGCAGGGCGTCGTCATGGGCGAGTCGGACTTCCAGCGCAACTACATGTCCGTCAACAAGTACTACTTCGCTTCGAACACCACGGTGGCCGGGGCGGACACCCAGCCCACCACGGTCGCCGACCCCGTGTACGTCCGCCGGCGGGTGGACCCGATGACGCAGGTGGTGCGCTCCGTCCTGAGCGGGCCCACGCGGTGGCTGGGGCCCGTCGTCCGGTCGAGCTTCCCCACCGGCACGGCGCTGCCGAAGAACGCCGGTGCCCTGACGCCCGACGACCGGAACAAGCTGACCGTCCCGCTCAACGACAAGGCCGCGGGCGTCGGCACCAACCGGTGCGAGGAGATGGCGGCACAGCTGCTGTTCACGTTGCAGAGCCTCAGCCCCGCGGTGGAGGAGGTCGAGCTGCGGGTCGGCGGGGCGGAGCTGTGCTCGCTCGCGCAGGGCGCGGCCGATGCCGCCGCCTCCCGGAGCTCGGCGCGCCACCCCGACTACCTGTACTTCGTCGACGCCAAGGACCGGCTGGTGCGGATCCCGGCGGGCAGCAGCGACACCAAGCCGGACCCGGCGCCGGGGGCGCTGGGCGAGGGTGACACGGCACTGCGGTCGGTGGCGGTGTCGCGCGACGAGCACACCGCGGCCGGTGTCAGCCTCGACGGCAAGTCGCTGTACGTGGGGTCGCTGGTCTCGGGCGGCTCGCTGGGCGAGCCGGTACTGCGCAGCCACGGCCGGACCGAGGCCGACCGGCTGACGACTCCCAGCTGGGACGCGCACGACGGCCTGTGGGTGGCCGACCGAGACTCGGACAAGCCCCGGCTGCTCCTGCTGGAGGAGGGCAAGGGTGATCCGCTGGAGGTGCGCGTGCCGCACCTGGACGGGCGGGTCCAGGCTGTGCGGGTGGCCGCCGACGGAGTGCGGATCGCGCTCGTCGTGGAGAAGGGCGGCAAGAAGACCCTGCTCATCGGGCTGATCGAGCGGGAGGGGAAGCCGGGCGAACAGCCGACCGTCAGCGTGGTCGAACTGCGCTCGGCGACGCCGGAGTTGGAGGAGGTCACGGCCATGTCGTGGGCCGGGGACAGCCGGCTCGTGGTGGTCGGGCGTGAGCACGGTGGCGTGGAGCAGATGCGGTACGTCCAGGTCGACGGCTCCACGCCTGACGTTCCGGCGCCCGCGGCCCTGACCGGCGTGAAGGAGGTCACCGCCGCCGAGGACGAGCGGCTGCCGTTGGTGGCGTACTCGGTGGACGGCATCGTCCGGCTGCCGTCGGGCGCGCAGTGGCAGAAGGTGACGGAGGGGACGGCGCCGGTCTATCCGGGGTGA
- a CDS encoding ComF family protein, whose protein sequence is MRGWWQDLTDLVLPAECGGCGRPRTVLCPECRAVLSGVAARRVRPVPEPPGLPVVHAAAGYADEVRAALLAHKERGALALARPLGVALAEAVRAGLPAAWCGSWAGSERAWSGDVGAPVLLVPVPSGRRAVRARGHDPARRIALAAAGELRRCGVPARVLGALRQVRTVADQSGLNSRQRLDNLAGALAVVPKGARLLSGGPVVLVDDLMTTGASLAEAARAVRAAGPVSNASGAGAVYGGETWESREEQNVGTRRERTGRWPGRQGMTGAGGAGGVVDVVGAAVVAAPPDSFEINRN, encoded by the coding sequence ATGCGGGGGTGGTGGCAGGACCTCACCGACCTGGTGCTGCCGGCCGAGTGCGGGGGCTGTGGGAGGCCTCGTACGGTGCTCTGTCCGGAGTGCCGTGCGGTGCTGAGCGGAGTCGCGGCACGCCGGGTGCGGCCGGTGCCGGAGCCGCCCGGGCTGCCCGTGGTGCACGCGGCGGCTGGGTACGCGGACGAGGTGCGGGCGGCGCTGCTGGCCCACAAGGAACGGGGCGCCCTGGCGCTCGCCCGTCCGCTCGGGGTGGCCTTGGCGGAAGCCGTGCGGGCGGGACTTCCGGCGGCGTGGTGCGGTTCCTGGGCCGGGTCTGAGAGGGCGTGGTCCGGGGACGTCGGGGCTCCTGTGCTGCTCGTGCCCGTTCCGTCGGGGCGGCGGGCCGTGCGGGCCCGGGGGCATGATCCCGCGCGACGGATCGCGCTCGCGGCGGCGGGAGAGCTGCGGCGGTGCGGGGTTCCGGCCAGGGTGCTCGGCGCGCTGCGGCAGGTTCGGACCGTCGCCGACCAGTCGGGGCTCAACTCCCGGCAGCGGCTGGACAATCTCGCGGGCGCGCTGGCGGTGGTGCCCAAAGGCGCCCGGCTGCTGTCCGGCGGGCCGGTCGTCCTCGTCGACGACCTGATGACCACGGGGGCGTCCTTGGCGGAGGCCGCGCGGGCGGTGCGGGCGGCGGGGCCGGTTTCGAACGCTTCGGGGGCCGGGGCCGTGTACGGGGGTGAGACGTGGGAAAGCAGAGAGGAACAGAACGTCGGAACAAGGCGAGAGAGGACGGGCCGGTGGCCCGGCCGGCAGGGAATGACGGGCGCGGGCGGCGCCGGCGGAGTCGTCGACGTGGTGGGCGCGGCAGTGGTCGCGGCACCACCGGACTCTTTCGAAATAAACCGGAACTGA
- the hpf gene encoding ribosome hibernation-promoting factor, HPF/YfiA family, with product MDIVVKGRKTEVPERFRKHVAEKLKLEKIQKLDGKVISLDVEVSKEPNPRQADRCDRVEITLRSRGPVIRAEAAASDPYAALDLAAEKLEARLRRQHDKRFSRRGARRISAAEVADHVPGVATLNGNGLVPTPEEEPEEAVPTKKIGSLEVQGDGPIVVREKTHVAAPMTLDQALYEMELVGHDFYLFVDSETKEPSVVYRRHAYDYGVIHLRTDTMVTHAHAPEAGGALGG from the coding sequence GTGGACATCGTCGTCAAGGGCCGCAAGACCGAGGTGCCCGAGCGGTTCCGGAAGCACGTGGCCGAGAAGCTGAAGCTGGAGAAGATCCAGAAGCTCGATGGCAAGGTGATCAGCCTCGACGTCGAGGTGTCCAAGGAGCCGAACCCCAGGCAGGCCGACCGCTGTGACCGAGTGGAGATCACGCTCCGCTCCCGCGGTCCGGTGATCCGGGCGGAGGCAGCGGCGAGCGATCCGTACGCGGCGCTCGACCTGGCGGCGGAAAAGCTGGAAGCCCGGCTGCGCAGGCAACACGACAAGCGGTTCTCGCGCCGTGGCGCGCGCCGGATTTCGGCCGCGGAGGTCGCCGACCACGTCCCGGGTGTGGCGACGCTCAACGGAAACGGCCTGGTGCCGACTCCGGAGGAGGAGCCGGAAGAGGCCGTCCCCACGAAGAAGATCGGCTCGCTGGAAGTGCAGGGTGACGGCCCCATCGTCGTCCGCGAGAAGACCCACGTCGCAGCCCCGATGACCCTCGACCAGGCTCTCTACGAGATGGAACTGGTCGGGCACGACTTCTACCTGTTCGTCGACTCCGAGACCAAGGAACCGAGTGTCGTCTACCGACGGCACGCCTACGACTACGGCGTGATCCACCTCAGGACGGACACCATGGTCACACACGCGCACGCCCCCGAGGCAGGCGGTGCGCTCGGCGGCTGA
- a CDS encoding response regulator: MADSFGPMRDEDADDGVVGMGPDTDSPRKEPIRVLVVDDHALFRRGLEIVLAAEEDIQVIGEAGDGAEAVEKAADLLPDIVLMDVRMPKRGGIEACTSIKEVAPSAKIIMLTISDEEADLYDAIKAGATGYLLKEISTDEVATAIRAVADGQSQISPSMASKLLTEFKSMIQRTDERRLVPAPRLTDRELEVLKLVATGMNNRDIAKELFISENTVKNHVRNILEKLQLHSRMEAVVYAMREKILEIR, from the coding sequence ATGGCGGACAGCTTCGGACCGATGCGTGACGAGGATGCCGACGACGGCGTCGTCGGCATGGGCCCGGACACGGACTCTCCACGCAAGGAACCGATCAGAGTCCTTGTGGTCGACGACCACGCCCTGTTCCGCCGTGGCCTGGAGATCGTGCTGGCGGCGGAGGAGGACATCCAGGTCATCGGGGAGGCGGGCGACGGCGCCGAGGCCGTCGAGAAGGCCGCCGACCTGCTGCCCGACATCGTCCTGATGGATGTGCGGATGCCCAAGCGCGGCGGGATCGAGGCGTGCACCTCCATCAAGGAGGTCGCCCCCAGCGCCAAGATCATCATGCTGACGATCAGCGACGAGGAAGCCGATCTCTACGACGCCATCAAGGCGGGCGCGACCGGCTATCTCCTCAAGGAGATCTCGACGGACGAGGTGGCCACCGCCATTCGCGCGGTGGCCGACGGGCAGTCGCAGATCAGCCCGTCCATGGCGTCGAAGCTGCTCACCGAGTTCAAGTCGATGATCCAGCGCACGGACGAACGCCGGCTGGTGCCCGCGCCGCGGCTGACGGACCGTGAACTGGAAGTCCTCAAACTCGTCGCGACGGGGATGAACAACCGCGATATCGCCAAGGAGTTGTTCATCTCCGAGAACACCGTGAAGAACCATGTGCGCAACATCCTGGAGAAGCTTCAGCTGCACTCCAGGATGGAAGCGGTGGTGTATGCGATGCGGGAGAAGATCCTCGAGATCCGGTGA
- a CDS encoding winged helix-turn-helix domain-containing protein — MTTPRPATELSADEARRIALRAQGFLGAPDRRSGVRGILRHLGAIQLDTISVLARSHELVPYARLGAVGRKTVENAYWKDTHAFEYWSHAACILPIEEWPHFAFRRRAYRNRPHWNHELPDGAYDEVIKQLRDEGPLTATELGGAKKTNDWWDWSGSKVAVERALMYGEVVCVERRGWKRVYDLAERAIPDALLHDELDDTECVRRLVRLAGQSLGVGTRADIADYHRLKGEQVDAVIADSGLVPVTVEGWGKPAWADPAALETPPRGRHRTTLLSPFDSLIWERARTERIFGFTHRLEAYVPKQKRVYGYFAMPVLAGGRLVGRVDPAREGRTLVAKQITLDGAKAVPAVAQALAEAATWVDCTDVRVERVDAPDLRELLVKELARILA; from the coding sequence ATGACCACCCCGCGCCCCGCAACAGAGCTCTCCGCAGACGAGGCCCGCAGAATCGCGCTCCGCGCCCAAGGCTTCCTCGGTGCCCCCGACCGCCGCTCCGGCGTCCGCGGCATCCTCCGCCACCTGGGGGCGATACAGCTCGACACGATCTCGGTCCTGGCCCGCTCCCACGAACTCGTCCCGTACGCCCGCCTGGGCGCGGTAGGCCGGAAGACAGTGGAGAACGCCTACTGGAAAGACACCCACGCCTTCGAGTACTGGTCCCACGCGGCCTGCATCCTCCCCATCGAGGAGTGGCCGCACTTCGCCTTCCGCCGCCGCGCCTACCGCAACCGCCCGCACTGGAACCACGAGCTCCCGGACGGCGCCTACGACGAGGTCATCAAGCAGCTCCGTGATGAAGGCCCCCTCACGGCGACGGAGTTGGGCGGCGCGAAGAAGACGAACGACTGGTGGGACTGGTCCGGCTCGAAGGTCGCCGTCGAACGCGCGCTCATGTACGGCGAGGTGGTCTGCGTGGAGCGCCGCGGCTGGAAGCGCGTGTACGACCTCGCCGAGCGCGCGATCCCGGACGCCCTGCTGCACGACGAACTGGACGACACCGAGTGCGTGCGCCGCCTGGTCCGCCTGGCGGGCCAGTCCCTCGGCGTCGGCACGCGCGCGGACATCGCCGACTACCACCGCCTCAAGGGCGAGCAGGTCGACGCGGTGATCGCCGACTCAGGCCTCGTCCCGGTCACGGTCGAGGGCTGGGGCAAGCCGGCCTGGGCCGACCCCGCGGCCCTGGAGACACCCCCGCGTGGCCGCCACCGCACCACGCTGCTCTCGCCCTTCGACTCCCTGATCTGGGAACGGGCGCGCACGGAGCGGATCTTCGGCTTCACCCACCGCCTGGAGGCCTACGTCCCCAAGCAGAAGCGGGTGTACGGCTACTTCGCGATGCCCGTCCTGGCCGGCGGCCGGCTCGTCGGCCGCGTGGACCCGGCCCGCGAAGGCCGCACGCTGGTGGCCAAGCAGATCACGCTCGACGGCGCGAAGGCGGTCCCGGCCGTGGCCCAGGCCCTGGCCGAGGCGGCGACCTGGGTGGACTGCACGGACGTACGCGTGGAACGGGTCGACGCACCGGACCTGCGCGAACTCCTCGTCAAGGAACTCGCCCGCATCCTGGCCTGA